Proteins found in one Quercus robur chromosome 2, dhQueRobu3.1, whole genome shotgun sequence genomic segment:
- the LOC126715838 gene encoding leucine-rich repeat extensin-like protein 1 isoform X3, translated as MAINRDSTPPPMIGKIGPYTVFMTPPSTPSPKPFQQPVFDSPKKIVVPPPPPVQPPPQQFTKSLQSPNSNDSVVGFFKNAVTKVQNAHSSLDDHLARWFGLNQSKYQWALDDYYESKGLLR; from the exons ATGGCTATCAACAGAGACTCAACGCCTCCTCCGATGATCGGCAAAATTGGACCATACACTGTGTTCATGACCCCGCCATCCACTCCTTCCCCAAAGCCTTTTCAGCAACCTGTCTTCGATTCACCCAAGAAGATCGTGGTTCCTCCGCCGCCGCCGGTGCAGCCTCCGCCGCAACAGTTCACTAAGTCTCTTCAATCCCCAAATTCCAATGACTCTGTTGTTGGTTTCTTCAAGAATGCTGTCACCAAGGTCCAAAATG CACATTCAAGTTTGGATGACCATTTGGCGCGGTGGTTTGGGTTGAACCAGTCCAAGTATCAATGGGCACTAGATGATTATTATGAGAGCAAGGGATTG CTTAGGTGA
- the LOC126715838 gene encoding uncharacterized protein LOC126715838 isoform X1, whose protein sequence is MAINRDSTPPPMIGKIGPYTVFMTPPSTPSPKPFQQPVFDSPKKIVVPPPPPVQPPPQQFTKSLQSPNSNDSVVGFFKNAVTKVQNAHSSLDDHLARWFGLNQSKYQWALDDYYESKGLEKGDAKAKDLSSKIQKFIGSGSVCRLYF, encoded by the exons ATGGCTATCAACAGAGACTCAACGCCTCCTCCGATGATCGGCAAAATTGGACCATACACTGTGTTCATGACCCCGCCATCCACTCCTTCCCCAAAGCCTTTTCAGCAACCTGTCTTCGATTCACCCAAGAAGATCGTGGTTCCTCCGCCGCCGCCGGTGCAGCCTCCGCCGCAACAGTTCACTAAGTCTCTTCAATCCCCAAATTCCAATGACTCTGTTGTTGGTTTCTTCAAGAATGCTGTCACCAAGGTCCAAAATG CACATTCAAGTTTGGATGACCATTTGGCGCGGTGGTTTGGGTTGAACCAGTCCAAGTATCAATGGGCACTAGATGATTATTATGAGAGCAAGGGATTG GAAAAGGGGGATGCAAAAGCTAAAGATTTATCTAGCAAAATACAGA AATTTATTGGAAGTGGAAGTGTCTGCAGACTCTACTTTTGA
- the LOC126715838 gene encoding uncharacterized protein LOC126715838 isoform X2, with protein MAINRDSTPPPMIGKIGPYTVFMTPPSTPSPKPFQQPVFDSPKKIVVPPPPPVQPPPQQFTKSLQSPNSNDSVVGFFKNAVTKVQNAHSSLDDHLARWFGLNQSKYQWALDDYYESKGLEKGDAKAKDLSSKIQSV; from the exons ATGGCTATCAACAGAGACTCAACGCCTCCTCCGATGATCGGCAAAATTGGACCATACACTGTGTTCATGACCCCGCCATCCACTCCTTCCCCAAAGCCTTTTCAGCAACCTGTCTTCGATTCACCCAAGAAGATCGTGGTTCCTCCGCCGCCGCCGGTGCAGCCTCCGCCGCAACAGTTCACTAAGTCTCTTCAATCCCCAAATTCCAATGACTCTGTTGTTGGTTTCTTCAAGAATGCTGTCACCAAGGTCCAAAATG CACATTCAAGTTTGGATGACCATTTGGCGCGGTGGTTTGGGTTGAACCAGTCCAAGTATCAATGGGCACTAGATGATTATTATGAGAGCAAGGGATTG GAAAAGGGGGATGCAAAAGCTAAAGATTTATCTAGCAAAATACAGAGTGTGTAA